A region of the Candidatus Aegiribacteria sp. genome:
TTCCTTCTCGAGCTGCTCCATTTCTGGTCCCTTTATGAACCTAGAGGTTTCAAGAGCTTCGTTGAAAACTGAACGTAGATCTTCAATTATTGGCTGATGCTGCCTGCTTATATCGAGGAGAGGAACTGCCATTTTATTTTTCCTTTCAGGAAACCTGGAGTTGATACTAATGAGCTCCCGCACCGGTAAGAACGACCTTAAGAGTTCTGATGAGAATTTCAAGGTCAAGAAAGATCGACTGATTTTCGATATAAAAGAAATCGTATCTTAGTTTCTTCGATACACTTTCCATGTCCGTATCGTACTCAAGTTTGACCTGAGCCCATCCCGTAAGGCCAGGTTTGATAGTGAGCCTCTTCTGATAAAAAGGATACATCTTCTTGAGTTCATCTATAAATACAGGTCTTTCCGGTCTTGGACCAACAATGGACATCTCTCCCATGAGGACATTAATCATTTGGGGAATTTCATCGATTCGGGATATTCTTAGAAATTTGCCTATGCGCGTTATTCTTGGATCATTCTTACCGGCCCAGACGGGACCACTTTTCTTTTCGGCATCGTTATTCATGCTTCTGAACTTGAATACCCTGAAGGGTTTACCTCCCTTTCCCAGTCTTTCCTGACGGTAGAAGACAGGACCCTTTGATTCAAGCTTGATCAACAGAGAAAGAATCAGCCATAAAGGAAGACCTGCAAGAAGAACAACAGTACTTGTGAAGTAGTCAATACATACCTTCACAACTTTCTGCCAGAAACTTAGACGCTCAGGCAGAATTTCCATGAAAGGCTGTCCCATTATCTGTGTACTGTGAACATGTCCGGCAACAACGTCAAAAAGATCGGGAACAACTTTCACCCTGACACCCTCTCCAGTGGCAGGAAGGAGAAGAGAAAGAATATCGTTATGAAAATTTGAAGCAATTGTGACAAGCAGTTCCTGCAGGGAGAAATTTTTAATGATAACGGAAAGATCCTTCACGGAACCTATAATTCTATCCTCTCGAACGGTCCGCACAGTGCCCTCCTTCTGAGGATCTATGAAACCTGTAATATTGTATCCCAGCGAGGTGTTTTCGGAGAGATAGATTTCGAGATCTGAAGCCGCTTTGCCGATTCCAACTATTGCCGCCCGGCGAACAAGGGAGCCCTTCTTTGCAAGCCTTCTTTCAAAAATGCGCATACATCCTCGTGAAATGAAAACGAAGAGAAGAAGCACGGCGTAATAAAAAACTATTATCCATCTGCCTATGGAAGCTGAGGGCGATACCAGAAAAGCACCGAAGAAGAGTATTATGAACCCGGAAGTAACCGGCTTCACAACACATTTCATCTCATCAGCCCAGCTCATATCCCAGTGCATCCTGTAAGAGCCTGATGCCGCAAAGATCAGCCACCAGAAAGGAACGGACAATAAGGACCCGGAGAATATCAGGCTGTTTGAAACGGAGACAGAATCGGAAAAAAGACTCGAGTCAAACTTTATCCATGCCGCGAAGGTCAGGGATAGAAATACTGCTATTCCGTCGAATGCCAGCCCCAGGAACAGGCTTTTCTGCTTCAGTTCGTTCCGCCTTTCGACTTCTTCCAGGTTTCAACCGGATTTCCGGACAATGTCTTTAATATACCATCTAACGCAGCGATGTTCATAAGCCAGAAGTAATAGGGAAAAAGGAGTTTTGAAGGCATATGGCGCTTCAGCAACCATCCTGCTGCGGCTGCCGCATGAAAAACACACATGAGTAGAAACGGTATCATATAAAAATTCTTATATGAAAGAAATCCCGCAAGAACTGTTGCTGCAGCAAGAAACAAACCTGAGAACCACCTGAGAACTTTATGTACAAGAAGCTGCGTGAATAAAAGAAAGTCTTTTCTTTTCAGGGCTTTTCCCGTAAGCTGAATGCAGCTGATGAACATCCAGCTTACTATCCTTACTAGCCTCCGGTACTGTTCTGAATCATCCGGAGAGGGTTCTGCGGCCACCGCATTCCCGTTGAAAACACATGAATATCCCTGTAGTCTTGTCATTACAGCCAGTTCGAAATCGTCCGATCTCCTGGGAGAAAGCGGTCTGAATAAATTCCCCCTAATCGAGAACACCGCCCCGGTAGCTCCAAGGACGGCTCCAATAGATGAACACAGCTTTTTAACAGTTGTTTCGTACTTCCAGTACATGCTTTCGCATGTATCTTCGATAAGACTGTTCCGGCGGGATCCGTCAACGCAACCCACATGGGGGTTCGAATAGGGAATAACAAGCTCACCGATTGTTTCGGGAGCGAAAACCGTATCAGCATCGGAGAAAACCAGTATTTCTCCCGAAGACAACTCCCGAAGTTTCTGTATCATCAGAGGTTTACCAATTGATTTTTCACTTCGATACAGTATTACTCCTTTGTTTCTGAAAGTACCGGCGATGAAATCGGTTTTGTCATCCGAACCATCAGAACCGATGAGTATTTCGATTGTGCCAGCGTAATTCTGCTCAAGAATATTTCGAATTCTTGACGCAATGACCTTTTCCTCATTCCTTGCCGCAATGAGCACACTGACGGAAGGCCATTCTTCCGGTTCGTTCCACGAAGAGGAGTATTTGCGGAAAAATATCGAGAGCCCCATGAGAAACAGGGGATAGATGAGCCAGGATGAAAGAAACAATCCTGTTACAATCCAGAAAAGAGCAGGAATCATTTACAGCCGTCCTCTGTATGGACAGGATTACTTTTTTTGAAAAGGTGTTTCCTGAAAGTTCCAAAAGCGCGAAAGGTTCTTCTGCCCTCCGTGAGGGGGTGTCTTACCGTCTGAATGATTTTGTAAAGAAGATACTTGGGGCGGAGATAAAAGCGCTTTCTTGCTTCATTACACCATTCCACAAGGGTTTCAGACGAAAGGCCGGGAAGGTCTACAACACAGTTGTGAAGGCCATCTTCAGTTACCCAGCGATCGAAATTACGGGTTCTCAGTTTTCCCTCTCTGCTGTACTG
Encoded here:
- a CDS encoding glycosyltransferase gives rise to the protein MIPALFWIVTGLFLSSWLIYPLFLMGLSIFFRKYSSSWNEPEEWPSVSVLIAARNEEKVIASRIRNILEQNYAGTIEILIGSDGSDDKTDFIAGTFRNKGVILYRSEKSIGKPLMIQKLRELSSGEILVFSDADTVFAPETIGELVIPYSNPHVGCVDGSRRNSLIEDTCESMYWKYETTVKKLCSSIGAVLGATGAVFSIRGNLFRPLSPRRSDDFELAVMTRLQGYSCVFNGNAVAAEPSPDDSEQYRRLVRIVSWMFISCIQLTGKALKRKDFLLFTQLLVHKVLRWFSGLFLAAATVLAGFLSYKNFYMIPFLLMCVFHAAAAAGWLLKRHMPSKLLFPYYFWLMNIAALDGILKTLSGNPVETWKKSKGGTN
- a CDS encoding sugar transferase, whose translation is MEEVERRNELKQKSLFLGLAFDGIAVFLSLTFAAWIKFDSSLFSDSVSVSNSLIFSGSLLSVPFWWLIFAASGSYRMHWDMSWADEMKCVVKPVTSGFIILFFGAFLVSPSASIGRWIIVFYYAVLLLFVFISRGCMRIFERRLAKKGSLVRRAAIVGIGKAASDLEIYLSENTSLGYNITGFIDPQKEGTVRTVREDRIIGSVKDLSVIIKNFSLQELLVTIASNFHNDILSLLLPATGEGVRVKVVPDLFDVVAGHVHSTQIMGQPFMEILPERLSFWQKVVKVCIDYFTSTVVLLAGLPLWLILSLLIKLESKGPVFYRQERLGKGGKPFRVFKFRSMNNDAEKKSGPVWAGKNDPRITRIGKFLRISRIDEIPQMINVLMGEMSIVGPRPERPVFIDELKKMYPFYQKRLTIKPGLTGWAQVKLEYDTDMESVSKKLRYDFFYIENQSIFLDLEILIRTLKVVLTGAGAH